The Mannheimia granulomatis sequence CTACCAATGGACACAAGGCGAATGGCAGCTTGGCAGCGGTTATCAGCCACAAACAGAGACCGAATTCCATGTAGTCGCCTACGACTACGGCGTGAAACACAACATCTTGCGTATGCTTGCCGAACGAGGCTGCCGTTTAACGGTCGTGCCAGCCAAAACTTCAGCGGAAGCCGTGTTAGCCTTAAATCCAGATGGCATTTTCCTCTCCAACGGCCCGGGCGACCCTGAACCGTGTGACTACGCCATCACTGCTATTCGCAAACTCTTAGAGACCAATAAACCGATTTTCGGCATCTGCTTAGGCCATCAGCTCTTAGGCTTGGCAGCCGGCGGAAAAACCAAAAAAATGGCGTTCGGACACCACGGTGCAAACCACCCTGTGCAAGATCTCGATAGCCAAAAAGTGCTGATCACCAGCCAAAACCACGGTTTTGAAGTCGATGAAGCGAGCCTTCCGCCAAATGTGCGTGTAACCCACCGCTCGCTGTTTGACGGCACGGTGCAGGGCATTGAACTGACCGACCGCTCCGCTTTCTCCTTCCAAGGCCACCCCGAAGCCAGCCCCGGCCCGAATGACGTGGCCTATCTGTTTGATCGGTTTATTGATGAGATGAGAAACGCGAAGGGGTAACAAGCGGTCGGATTTTGCAGGAAATTTGCAAAATTTCACCGCTTGTCGATGAAGACAGAAGAATGAAAAAGTTATAGGGATCGTACCCCCTCTTTAGCAAAGAGGGGCAGGGGGTGATTTGGCAGAAGTGATTAACGAAGAGCATAATTTGAGTTGCCTCGTTTGTATAACATCAAAAATCACCTATTCATTCCCTCACTTCGCCAATAAAGCCTGCCAAATTTACCCTAGCTCCTCATGGCCCAAAGAGGGGAATCAGATCGAGCAAAATTATGTAGAAAGAGAATTTAACTATGCCAAAACGTACAGACATAAACACAATTTTAATCATCGGTGCCGGCCCGATTGTCATTGGGCAGGCGTGTGAATTTGACTATTCGGGCGCGCAGGCGTGTAAAGCGCTGCGTGAAGAGGGGTATAAAGTGGTGTTGGTCAATTCCAACCCTGCCACGATTATGACCGATCCGAATATGGCAGATGTGACCTATATTGAGCCTATTGAGTGGCAAACGGTGGCGAAAATCATCGAAAAAGAGCGTCCTGATGCAATTTTACCGACCATGGGCGGGCAGACCGCGTTAAACTGCGCCTTGGCACTTTCCAAACACGGTGTGCTGAAACAGTATGGCGTGGAGCTGATCGGCGCAAGTGAAGATGCGATTGATAAAGCCGAAGACCGTGGGCGTTTTAAAGCGGCGATGGAAAAAATCGGCTTGCACTGCCCGAAATCCTTTATCGCCCACAGCTTTGAAGAAGCCCTTGCGGCACAAGAGAAAGTTGGCTTTCCGACCTTAATTCGCCCCTCTTTCACGATGGGTGGTTCAGGCGGTGGGATTGCCTATAACCGTGATGAATTTATGGCGATCTGCGAGCGTGGCTTTGAAGCCTCGCCAACCCACGAGCTGTTAATCGAGCAGTCGGTGCTGGGCTGGAAAGAGTATGAAATGGAAGTGGTGCGGGATAAGGCGGACAACTGCATTATCGTCTGCTCGATTGAGAACTTCGACCCGATGGGAGTGCATACCGGCGATTCGATCACCGTTGCCCCTGCGCAAACGCTGACCGATAAAGAGTACCAGATTATGCGTAACGCCTCGCTGGCGGTGTTGCGTGAAATCGGCGTAGATACCGGCGGTTCGAACGTGCAGTTTGCGATCAACCCTGAAAATGGCGAGATGATCGTGATTGAGATGAACCCGCGTGTAAGCCGCTCCTCTGCTCTTGCTTCGAAAGCGACTGGCTTCCCGATTGCCAAAGTGGCGGCGAAGTTGGCGGTGGGCTATACGCTCAACGAACTGCGCAACGACATTACAGGCGGTTTAATTCCGGCTTCCTTCGAGCCAACCCTCGACTATGTCGTCACTAAAATTCCACGTTTCGCCTTTGAAAAATTTGCCAACGCAGACGACCGCTTGACCACGCAAATGAAATCGGTCGGTGAAGTGATGGCAATGGGCAGAACTTTCCAAGAGAGCCTGCAAAAAGCCCTGCGTGGCTTGGAAACCGGCATTTGCGGCTTCAATTTGCTTTCCGAAGAGCCGGAAAAAATCCGCCGTGAATTGGCTAACCCCGGCCCAAACCGTATTCTCTACGTTGCCGATGCATTCGGCGCAGGTTTCTCACTGGACGAAGTGCATCACTATTCCAAAATCGATCCGTGGTTCTTAATCCAAATTCAAGATTTAGTGCAAGAAGAGCTGGCACTCGAGAAAAAACAGTTTAGCGATTTAGACCCAGCCGAAATCCGCCGTTTAAAACGCAAAGGCTTCTCCGATAAACGCATTGCCCAACTAACCAAAGTGAGCGAAAAAGTAGTGCGTGATTATCGTCACCTGCACCATATTCTGCCGGTATATAAACGGGTCGATACCTGTGCGGCGGAATTTGCCAGCGATACTGCCTACCTCTACTCTACTTACGAAGAAGAGTGCGAAGCCAGCCCAAGTGATCGCAAAAAAGTGATGATTTTAGGCGGCGGCCCAAACCGTATCGGGCAAGGGATTGAGTTCGACTACTGCTGCGTCCACGCCAGCCTTGCCCTGCGTGAGGCGGGCTTTGAGACGATTATGGTGAACTGCAACCCGGAAACCGTTTCAACCGATTTTGACACGTCCGACCGCTTGTATTTTGAACCACTGACGCTGGAAGATGTACTGGAAATCGTACGTGTAGAAAAACCGTGGGGCGTGATTGTACATTACGGCGGACAGACTCCGCTCAAATTGGCGAATGCGTTGTTTGATGCCGGCGTGAACATTATCGGCACTTCTGCCGATAGCATTGATGCCGCTGAAGACCGTGAACGTTTCCAAAAAATCCTACACGAATTGGGCTTAAAACAGCCGGCAAACCGCACTGCACGCAATGCGTTAGAAGCTGTGCAGCTGGCGAACGAAGTCGGCTATCCGCTGGTGGTACGTCCGTCTTATGTGTTAGGCGGCCGGGCAATGCAGATTGTCTATAGTGATGAAGAGTTGAACAAATATATGCGTGAAGCGGTGTCAGTCTCCAACGACAGCCCGATTTTGCTCGACCACTTCTTAAATAACGCCATTGAAGTGGATGTGGACTGCATTTGCGACGGCAAAAACGTACTGATCGGCGGCATTATGCAACACGTTGAGCAAGCCGGTATTCACAGTGGCGACAGTGCTTGCTCACTGCCAGCGTACTCGTTAAGCGGTAAGATTTTGGACGAAATCCGCAAACAGACCCGTGCGATGGCGTTTGCACTCGGCGTGAAAGGCTTAATGAACGTGCAGTTTGCGGTACAAAACGATGTGGTTTACGTTCTCGAAGTCAATCCTCGTGCCAGCCGTACCGTGCCGTTTGTCAGCAAAGCAACTGGCCAACCGCTCGCTAAAATCGCCGCGCGTGTAATGGCAGGTGAAACGCTCGCCGAGCTGGGTGCAACCGAAGAGATCATTCCAAGCAAATTCTTTGTGAAAGAAGCGGTATTCCCATTCATTAAATTCCCAGGCGTGGACACCATTTTAGGCCCTGAAATGCGTTCAACAGGCGAAGTGATGGGCGTGGGCGAAACCTTCGACGAAGCCTTCTTCAAAGCGCAACTTGGTGCAGGCGAACGTATTCCGAAAGTGGGCAAAGTGTTTATGTCGGTGATTGAGCAGGATAA is a genomic window containing:
- the carA gene encoding glutamine-hydrolyzing carbamoyl-phosphate synthase small subunit → MFQPAILVLADGSVFYGKSIGYQGHTIGEVVFNTAMTGYQEILTDPSYTHQIVTLTYPHIGNTGANLEDLESPKVCAAGLIIRDLPLLHRNFRSQISLSDYLIQHKIVAIADIDTRRLTRILRNKGAQAGCILVGEHTAENVEKARELANSFGSMAGKDLAKEVTCRELYQWTQGEWQLGSGYQPQTETEFHVVAYDYGVKHNILRMLAERGCRLTVVPAKTSAEAVLALNPDGIFLSNGPGDPEPCDYAITAIRKLLETNKPIFGICLGHQLLGLAAGGKTKKMAFGHHGANHPVQDLDSQKVLITSQNHGFEVDEASLPPNVRVTHRSLFDGTVQGIELTDRSAFSFQGHPEASPGPNDVAYLFDRFIDEMRNAKG
- the carB gene encoding carbamoyl-phosphate synthase large subunit; this translates as MPKRTDINTILIIGAGPIVIGQACEFDYSGAQACKALREEGYKVVLVNSNPATIMTDPNMADVTYIEPIEWQTVAKIIEKERPDAILPTMGGQTALNCALALSKHGVLKQYGVELIGASEDAIDKAEDRGRFKAAMEKIGLHCPKSFIAHSFEEALAAQEKVGFPTLIRPSFTMGGSGGGIAYNRDEFMAICERGFEASPTHELLIEQSVLGWKEYEMEVVRDKADNCIIVCSIENFDPMGVHTGDSITVAPAQTLTDKEYQIMRNASLAVLREIGVDTGGSNVQFAINPENGEMIVIEMNPRVSRSSALASKATGFPIAKVAAKLAVGYTLNELRNDITGGLIPASFEPTLDYVVTKIPRFAFEKFANADDRLTTQMKSVGEVMAMGRTFQESLQKALRGLETGICGFNLLSEEPEKIRRELANPGPNRILYVADAFGAGFSLDEVHHYSKIDPWFLIQIQDLVQEELALEKKQFSDLDPAEIRRLKRKGFSDKRIAQLTKVSEKVVRDYRHLHHILPVYKRVDTCAAEFASDTAYLYSTYEEECEASPSDRKKVMILGGGPNRIGQGIEFDYCCVHASLALREAGFETIMVNCNPETVSTDFDTSDRLYFEPLTLEDVLEIVRVEKPWGVIVHYGGQTPLKLANALFDAGVNIIGTSADSIDAAEDRERFQKILHELGLKQPANRTARNALEAVQLANEVGYPLVVRPSYVLGGRAMQIVYSDEELNKYMREAVSVSNDSPILLDHFLNNAIEVDVDCICDGKNVLIGGIMQHVEQAGIHSGDSACSLPAYSLSGKILDEIRKQTRAMAFALGVKGLMNVQFAVQNDVVYVLEVNPRASRTVPFVSKATGQPLAKIAARVMAGETLAELGATEEIIPSKFFVKEAVFPFIKFPGVDTILGPEMRSTGEVMGVGETFDEAFFKAQLGAGERIPKVGKVFMSVIEQDKPTLIEIAKRFQEQGYGLCATCGTAKFLREHGIAVQTVNKVREGRPHIVDAIKNGEIALLVNTVNGEPEVIADSHEIRRTALQQRVPVYTTIAAADAIVEGIKHIQQFNVYSLQEIYSL